From Pseudomonas sp. CCI4.2, one genomic window encodes:
- a CDS encoding sensor histidine kinase, whose translation MFSVHLSEIPRTISFRTGLMFLGLFGFSFLALFGYIYWQTAVYLKAEADTALQRQVDNRSHQTPELREQEIRKHDLQDVDGRLPHSLFDEHGKLIVGPIDTLPAFKAYDQPDEFRWENPNGRTRPIRFMVHKLDDGNTLLVAQDMHDIHEFDELLVNALVSGGCLLLVVGLIGSIGLGYLARRRLDTLSTSIKQIVEGDLSRRLPTRGNRDDIDRLANVVNGMLDELERLMSEVKGVCDDIAHDLRTPLTRLIAGLERAQRRGLLEEDYALTVDSALNEARGLLLTFRALLRISEIEDSARRSSFAEVDLNRIGADAAEFFEPLAEERGMTLTFEPAPTPAILAGDAQLLFDAACNLLDNAIKFSPDNSRIRVTVAGGADGPCLMVSDNGPGIPEIEREAVFRRLYRSESSRHTPGNGLGLSMVAAVARLHDMTLEVCDAEPGCQIVLRSASR comes from the coding sequence ATGTTCTCCGTTCACCTGAGTGAAATCCCACGCACCATCAGCTTTCGCACTGGGCTGATGTTCCTCGGCTTATTCGGCTTTTCGTTCCTCGCGCTGTTTGGCTATATCTATTGGCAAACAGCGGTTTATCTCAAGGCCGAAGCGGACACTGCCCTGCAACGTCAGGTTGATAATCGCAGTCACCAGACACCCGAATTGCGCGAGCAGGAAATCCGCAAACACGACCTGCAGGACGTTGACGGGCGGCTCCCCCACTCGCTGTTCGATGAGCATGGCAAGCTCATCGTTGGCCCCATCGACACACTGCCCGCGTTCAAAGCCTACGACCAGCCTGACGAATTTCGCTGGGAAAATCCCAACGGCCGCACGCGCCCCATCCGCTTCATGGTGCACAAACTGGACGACGGCAATACGTTGCTGGTCGCTCAGGACATGCATGACATTCATGAGTTCGACGAGTTGCTGGTCAATGCGCTGGTGTCCGGTGGCTGCCTGTTACTGGTGGTGGGTTTGATCGGCTCAATAGGACTGGGGTATTTGGCCCGACGCAGGCTCGACACCTTGAGCACCTCGATCAAACAGATCGTCGAAGGCGACCTCAGCCGACGCTTGCCGACACGGGGCAATCGCGACGACATCGACCGTCTGGCCAATGTGGTCAACGGCATGCTGGACGAACTTGAACGACTCATGAGCGAGGTCAAGGGTGTCTGCGATGACATCGCCCATGACCTGCGCACGCCCCTGACCCGGCTGATTGCGGGCCTGGAACGCGCACAACGACGCGGCCTGCTGGAAGAAGATTACGCCCTGACCGTGGACTCGGCACTTAACGAGGCTCGAGGCTTGCTGCTGACCTTCCGCGCGTTGCTGCGAATTTCTGAAATTGAAGACAGCGCACGCCGCAGTAGTTTCGCCGAGGTCGATCTAAACCGCATCGGTGCTGATGCAGCCGAGTTCTTTGAGCCTTTGGCCGAAGAGCGTGGCATGACCCTGACCTTCGAGCCCGCGCCGACGCCTGCGATTCTGGCGGGGGACGCGCAACTGCTGTTCGATGCGGCGTGTAATTTGTTGGACAACGCCATCAAGTTTTCACCGGACAACAGCCGCATTCGGGTCACGGTGGCCGGTGGCGCGGACGGTCCGTGCTTGATGGTCAGCGACAACGGTCCCGGCATTCCGGAAATCGAACGCGAAGCCGTTTTTCGACGGTTGTACCGTTCTGAATCCAGCCGACATACGCCGGGCAATGGTTTGGGGCTGAGCATGGTGGCGGCCGTGGCCCGCCTGCACGATATGACCTTGGAAGTGTGTGACGCTGAACCGGGGTGTCAGATCGTATTGAGGAGCGCCAGTCGTTAA
- a CDS encoding response regulator transcription factor, giving the protein MTHVLIVEDDAPTANEIKAALQDHGFEVTCVDNGRDGLMNAFSGDFDIIVLDRMLPGAVDGLGVLTALRAAGIATPVLILSALSALDERVRGLRAGGDDYLTKPFEFIELTARLDALIRRRVSPPSQERESRLKVGQLDVDLLARTVRRGERTIDLLPREYALLEHLMRHAGQVITRTMLFEAVWNYSYDERTNVIEVHIGRLRRKVDGEGEDPMIHTVRGAGYVLRSPE; this is encoded by the coding sequence ATGACCCACGTACTCATCGTCGAGGATGACGCGCCCACTGCCAATGAAATCAAAGCCGCGCTGCAAGACCACGGTTTCGAGGTGACCTGCGTTGACAACGGTCGTGACGGACTAATGAACGCGTTTAGCGGCGATTTCGACATCATTGTGCTGGACCGAATGTTGCCTGGCGCGGTGGATGGGCTGGGCGTGCTAACCGCCTTGCGCGCCGCTGGCATTGCCACACCGGTGTTGATCTTGAGCGCCTTGAGCGCGCTCGATGAACGTGTGAGAGGGTTGCGGGCGGGCGGCGATGATTACCTGACCAAGCCTTTCGAGTTCATCGAACTCACCGCGCGCCTCGATGCGCTGATCCGCCGTCGGGTCTCGCCGCCAAGCCAGGAACGGGAAAGCCGGTTGAAGGTCGGTCAGCTTGACGTCGACCTGTTAGCCCGCACCGTACGGCGTGGCGAGCGAACCATCGACCTGCTGCCGCGCGAGTATGCGTTGCTTGAACACCTGATGCGTCACGCCGGCCAGGTCATCACCCGCACCATGCTGTTCGAGGCGGTGTGGAATTACAGTTACGACGAACGCACCAATGTCATCGAAGTGCACATCGGTCGTTTGCGTCGCAAAGTCGATGGCGAGGGCGAAGACCCGATGATTCACACCGTACGTGGAGCCGGCTATGTTCTCCGTTCACCTGAGTGA
- a CDS encoding response regulator transcription factor, with protein MRILVIEDDARTAAYLVRGLNESGHVADAADEGHSGLAMALEGIYDALIVDRRLPGMDGLVLVRTLRDRGLRTPILMLSALASTQHRVEGLCAGCDDYVTKPYAFVEVLARLDALLRTADQPAGNSQVVTVGEVQLDCAIRSVTRQGRVVVLQHRESLILAKLMRHAGQVVTRDMLLESAWDYAFDPNDNVIDKHIHRLRRKLDEGFDRSLIRTVAGAGYVFESSDE; from the coding sequence TTGCGGATACTGGTAATTGAGGATGACGCCCGCACCGCCGCGTATTTGGTGCGGGGTTTGAACGAGAGTGGGCACGTTGCCGATGCCGCCGACGAAGGGCACAGCGGCTTGGCCATGGCGCTCGAAGGTATTTATGACGCCTTGATCGTTGATCGGCGTCTGCCAGGCATGGATGGTTTGGTGCTGGTGCGCACGTTACGTGATCGGGGTCTGCGTACACCGATTTTGATGCTCAGCGCGCTGGCCTCGACGCAACACCGGGTCGAAGGTTTGTGTGCCGGATGCGACGATTACGTGACCAAGCCTTACGCCTTCGTTGAGGTGTTGGCGCGGCTTGATGCGTTGCTGCGAACGGCTGATCAGCCTGCCGGGAACTCACAAGTCGTGACCGTTGGCGAGGTGCAACTTGACTGCGCCATACGCTCGGTGACGCGACAGGGGCGGGTGGTGGTTCTGCAACACCGGGAGTCATTGATACTGGCCAAACTCATGCGCCATGCCGGCCAAGTGGTGACCCGTGACATGCTGTTGGAAAGTGCTTGGGACTACGCGTTTGACCCCAATGACAACGTTATCGATAAACATATTCACCGCCTGCGTCGCAAGCTGGACGAAGGCTTCGACCGCTCCCTGATTCGGACAGTGGCGGGGGCGGGGTATGTGTTTGAGTCGAGTGATGAGTGA
- a CDS encoding efflux transporter outer membrane subunit, giving the protein MSGASLPSRVVKRLAPGRAYRSLAFVAGLLLAGCSLVPSYNQPEVPVAPAWDGAQGVSAASGGPWWEEFHSDELNGLVAKGLADNYTLKAAVSRIDEAQALAQVTGAAQYPLLSLGGSFQRQNDYGTTQKRSVFADASYEVDFWGKQRAAADSSTALAHASAFDAQTLRMTLGATIANTYFQVLSLDDRLRLAQSIAGDAQQVLDLVNVQAAQGAVSNLEVAQQRNALQTFQAAVPPLRQQRDMALYQLAVLVGVAPQGFKVNQEGLNDLAVPIPRAGLPIGLLRQRPDIQAAEARLKSANFDVGVARAAFLPNLSLDLQGGIDTLTGSNIWSMLGTLGQPVFAGGQLNGQLHFDQAHVQELTASYRESVIEALQDVQTQLSAAHQLDQSYTLNAAAVTSAREAARLAQVRYRLGSTDFQTLLIVERTQYQAEDTLLQVRLQHLQAAVGLFRALGGDFSPASVASNVLPSTSSSSLQASRP; this is encoded by the coding sequence ATGTCAGGCGCATCACTACCGTCAAGAGTTGTAAAGCGTTTAGCGCCAGGGCGAGCTTATAGATCACTGGCGTTCGTCGCAGGGCTATTGCTCGCGGGCTGTTCGTTAGTGCCTTCCTACAATCAGCCTGAAGTGCCAGTCGCTCCAGCGTGGGACGGCGCGCAAGGGGTATCGGCAGCGTCAGGTGGCCCTTGGTGGGAAGAGTTTCACAGCGACGAACTCAACGGCTTGGTCGCTAAAGGGCTGGCGGACAATTACACGCTTAAGGCAGCGGTGAGTCGGATCGATGAAGCGCAAGCCTTGGCCCAGGTGACCGGCGCCGCGCAATACCCATTGCTGTCGCTGGGCGGCAGCTTTCAGCGCCAGAACGACTACGGCACCACGCAAAAGCGCAGTGTGTTTGCCGACGCTTCCTACGAGGTGGATTTTTGGGGCAAGCAACGCGCCGCCGCCGATTCCTCCACGGCATTGGCCCACGCCAGTGCGTTCGATGCCCAAACGTTGCGCATGACCCTCGGGGCGACCATCGCCAACACCTATTTTCAGGTGTTGTCACTGGATGACCGACTGCGTCTGGCTCAATCGATTGCCGGCGATGCGCAACAGGTGCTTGACTTGGTGAACGTCCAAGCGGCCCAAGGCGCCGTTTCCAACTTGGAAGTTGCGCAGCAGCGTAACGCGCTCCAGACCTTCCAGGCCGCAGTCCCACCGCTGCGCCAACAGAGAGACATGGCGCTGTATCAGCTTGCGGTTTTAGTCGGGGTTGCGCCTCAGGGTTTCAAGGTTAACCAAGAGGGTCTCAACGATTTGGCCGTGCCGATTCCTCGCGCCGGTCTGCCGATCGGGCTGTTGCGTCAGCGCCCAGATATTCAGGCGGCGGAAGCACGCTTGAAATCAGCCAACTTTGATGTCGGCGTCGCACGGGCCGCGTTTTTACCCAACCTATCTCTTGACCTTCAAGGCGGTATCGACACCCTGACCGGCAGCAATATCTGGAGCATGCTCGGCACCTTGGGCCAGCCGGTGTTTGCTGGCGGACAGCTAAACGGCCAATTGCACTTCGACCAGGCCCACGTCCAGGAATTAACCGCCAGCTATCGCGAGTCGGTGATCGAGGCCCTGCAGGACGTACAAACCCAACTGAGCGCCGCGCACCAACTCGACCAGAGTTACACCTTGAATGCGGCGGCCGTGACCTCCGCCCGTGAGGCCGCACGATTGGCGCAAGTACGCTACCGGCTGGGCTCAACTGATTTTCAAACCTTGCTGATCGTCGAACGCACCCAATACCAAGCCGAAGACACGTTGCTGCAAGTACGACTTCAACACCTGCAAGCTGCGGTTGGCTTGTTCCGGGCATTGGGCGGTGATTTCAGCCCCGCCAGCGTTGCCAGCAACGTCCTGCCATCCACATCTTCTTCCTCTCTTCAGGCCTCCCGCCCATGA
- a CDS encoding efflux RND transporter periplasmic adaptor subunit, with the protein MTSMQPVSSRRRFRLIALVVAVIIAVLVRQFWPGRVHVVPSVAADAAVPVTQQQVQQQDLPIWLDAIGNVQALNTVNVRVRVDGELQKVLFNEGQMVKAGDELAKIDPRVYQAQVAQAQAMVAKDQAQVADLRVNLDRASKLAAAKAGPTQDVDTFRAQLAAQQATVQADQAALDNAKLQLSFTQITAPLTGRTGQRLLDVGSIAHGVDATGLVTITQMNPISVAFSVNQDVLAEILEENARQPLQVVAMSRDGKQEIATGKLSFIDSQVAAGSGQIQLKAEFSNDKSQLWPGELVSARVLLHTQRDATVVSVNAVQQGQKGSFVYVVNADQRVEPRLVDASSVVGGQQWIRKGLSPGETVVVQGQSRIASGVKVSAVQTDVTSLQPPVNAEASR; encoded by the coding sequence ATGACTTCGATGCAACCTGTTTCTTCTCGTCGTCGATTTCGACTCATTGCACTGGTCGTCGCGGTAATCATCGCGGTGCTGGTGCGCCAATTCTGGCCGGGCCGGGTGCACGTTGTGCCGAGCGTGGCCGCTGATGCAGCGGTTCCGGTCACCCAGCAACAGGTGCAGCAACAAGACTTGCCAATCTGGCTGGATGCCATTGGTAATGTCCAGGCGCTCAACACCGTCAACGTACGTGTGCGGGTCGATGGTGAATTGCAGAAAGTGCTGTTCAACGAAGGCCAAATGGTCAAGGCTGGCGACGAACTCGCGAAAATTGACCCACGGGTTTATCAGGCTCAAGTGGCGCAAGCGCAGGCGATGGTCGCCAAAGACCAGGCACAGGTTGCCGATCTGCGTGTCAATCTGGACCGAGCCAGTAAGCTGGCCGCCGCGAAGGCCGGGCCGACTCAGGATGTCGACACGTTCCGTGCACAGCTGGCGGCGCAACAAGCCACGGTTCAGGCCGACCAAGCTGCGCTGGATAACGCCAAATTACAGTTGAGCTTTACCCAAATCACCGCGCCGCTAACCGGCCGCACTGGCCAGCGTTTGCTTGACGTCGGTTCCATCGCTCACGGCGTTGACGCGACCGGGTTGGTCACCATCACCCAGATGAACCCCATTTCGGTGGCGTTCTCGGTAAACCAGGATGTCCTGGCTGAAATTCTCGAAGAAAACGCCCGTCAGCCCTTGCAAGTCGTTGCAATGAGCCGGGATGGCAAGCAGGAAATCGCCACCGGTAAGCTCAGTTTTATCGACAGCCAAGTCGCTGCGGGCAGCGGCCAGATCCAGTTAAAGGCCGAGTTCAGCAACGATAAGTCGCAACTGTGGCCGGGTGAGTTGGTCAGCGCGCGGGTTCTGCTGCACACCCAGCGCGATGCCACGGTGGTGTCCGTTAATGCGGTGCAACAAGGGCAAAAGGGTTCGTTCGTGTACGTGGTCAACGCCGATCAGCGGGTAGAACCGCGCTTGGTGGATGCCTCTTCGGTGGTCGGCGGGCAGCAATGGATTCGCAAAGGCCTGTCGCCGGGTGAAACCGTGGTGGTCCAGGGGCAGTCAAGAATCGCCTCAGGGGTAAAAGTTTCGGCAGTCCAGACTGACGTGACGTCCCTCCAGCCCCCGGTGAATGCGGAGGCCAGTCGATGA
- a CDS encoding efflux RND transporter permease subunit: MNALAGLIQRRVGLCLLAIGIMLLGGYAYFQLPVAPLPTVDFPTIQVTAKLSGASADTMATSVATPLERAFSAVPQVTSMTSTSAAGKTQIVLQFDLNRDIDGAAQDVQTAINTATPNLPKTMTSTPTFNKVNPAEFTVLSLALTSPTKTLHQLDLYADNYLAQQLSQMPGVGLIDFHGEQKPAVRVQIDPDALAARGLTLEDVRSIIGVSTLDQPKGSLDGEYRSITLGATDQLLDPKGYREQVVAYKNGVPIKLGDLGKVIDGAEDTQQAAAIEGEPGIIVDIHKQPGFNVLSTIAAIKARLPVLTAQLPKDVNVQVVGDRTQTIEASVNDVQFTLLLSIALVVVVIFVFLRKATATLIPTLTIPLSLVATFAVMYVLGYSLDNLSIMGLAIAVGFVVDDAIVVMENIVRHLEMGKTKIQAAVEGLREVGFTIVSMTISLIAVFLPILLMGGIVGRLMREFAVTVSVAILMSCIVSLTVTPMLCAWLLKHHEEEPEPGRFSRICENAFNSIHTGYSRSLDWVLAHQRLTLAVAMATFLATAALYVYIPKGFFPQQDNGLIQGIAEAAPDISPKAMRDQVALLSDIVGADPAVAKVYFWIGPNPTISQGKVMINLKPFAQRTASAQQVIARLQPQLDKIPGIKMYMQANQDIQIGGRASKTQYQYTLQDPDSTELDHWSGVLLAKLKTLPQLQHVTSDQQRATTQATLVIDRATASRMGVTVQAIDDVLYDAFGQRQIATMFTALDQNHVILELDPKWQLSLETLGHLYVRSSSGALVPLSLMTNLKNELVPIIINHQGIFPAITLSFDLAPGHALSEAVDAIQKASLAVALPDNVRGSFQGTAQAFQDSLKSQPWLILAAILTVYIVLGVLYESAIHPLTIISTLPSAGFGALLALIICGQDLSVLGMIGIILLIGIVKKNAIMIVDFTLAAEKQGMSPADAVREGCLLRLRPILMTSLAALLGAVPLALGHGAGSELRQPLGIAIVGGLLVSQVLTLYTTPVVYLWFDRLRTRRAVAAELTVAS; encoded by the coding sequence ATGAACGCGTTAGCCGGTTTGATTCAACGCCGCGTGGGCCTGTGCCTGTTGGCCATTGGGATCATGTTGCTTGGCGGTTACGCCTACTTCCAATTGCCAGTCGCGCCATTGCCAACGGTGGATTTCCCCACTATTCAGGTCACGGCCAAATTATCCGGTGCCAGCGCTGACACCATGGCGACCTCGGTGGCGACACCCCTGGAGCGGGCGTTTTCAGCGGTACCGCAAGTCACCTCGATGACCTCGACCAGCGCCGCTGGCAAAACCCAGATTGTGTTGCAGTTCGACTTGAACCGCGACATCGATGGCGCAGCGCAAGACGTTCAGACGGCGATTAACACTGCCACCCCGAACCTGCCGAAAACCATGACCAGCACCCCGACCTTCAACAAGGTCAACCCAGCTGAGTTCACGGTCTTGTCGTTGGCCCTGACCTCGCCGACCAAAACCCTGCACCAGCTGGATTTGTACGCCGATAACTACCTCGCACAGCAGCTGTCGCAAATGCCTGGCGTGGGGTTGATCGACTTTCATGGCGAACAAAAACCAGCGGTGCGGGTGCAAATCGACCCTGATGCATTGGCAGCTCGCGGTCTGACCCTGGAAGACGTGCGAAGCATCATCGGTGTCAGCACCCTCGACCAACCCAAGGGCAGCCTGGATGGCGAATACCGCTCGATCACGCTGGGTGCAACCGACCAGTTGCTCGATCCCAAAGGCTATCGCGAACAAGTGGTCGCCTATAAAAACGGCGTGCCAATCAAGCTGGGTGACTTGGGTAAGGTCATTGATGGCGCAGAAGACACGCAACAAGCCGCGGCCATTGAAGGCGAGCCGGGCATCATCGTTGACATCCACAAGCAGCCCGGCTTCAACGTCCTGTCGACCATCGCCGCCATCAAAGCCAGACTGCCAGTATTAACGGCGCAGTTGCCCAAAGACGTTAATGTCCAGGTGGTGGGCGACCGCACGCAAACCATCGAAGCCTCGGTCAACGACGTGCAGTTCACGCTGTTACTGTCGATTGCCTTGGTGGTGGTGGTTATTTTTGTATTCCTGCGCAAAGCCACGGCGACCTTGATTCCAACGCTGACCATTCCGCTGTCACTGGTGGCAACGTTTGCGGTGATGTATGTGCTCGGTTACAGCCTCGATAACCTGTCGATCATGGGCTTGGCGATTGCCGTCGGGTTCGTGGTGGATGACGCCATCGTGGTCATGGAAAACATCGTCCGTCACTTGGAAATGGGCAAAACAAAAATACAGGCCGCAGTAGAAGGGCTGCGGGAAGTGGGCTTCACGATCGTCTCGATGACCATCTCGCTGATCGCTGTGTTCCTGCCGATTCTGTTGATGGGCGGCATTGTTGGCCGGCTGATGCGTGAGTTCGCAGTAACCGTCAGCGTGGCGATTTTGATGTCGTGCATCGTGTCCTTGACGGTTACGCCGATGCTCTGCGCGTGGCTGCTCAAACACCACGAGGAAGAACCTGAGCCGGGGCGTTTTTCACGGATTTGTGAAAACGCGTTCAACAGCATTCACACTGGCTACAGTCGCAGCCTTGATTGGGTGCTGGCCCACCAGCGACTGACCTTGGCCGTGGCAATGGCGACTTTTCTGGCGACCGCCGCACTGTACGTTTACATCCCCAAAGGCTTTTTTCCGCAACAGGACAATGGCTTGATCCAAGGGATCGCCGAGGCCGCACCGGATATCTCGCCCAAAGCCATGCGTGACCAAGTGGCGCTGCTGTCAGATATCGTCGGTGCTGATCCGGCGGTGGCCAAAGTCTACTTCTGGATTGGCCCCAACCCGACCATCAGCCAGGGCAAGGTGATGATTAACCTCAAGCCATTTGCTCAGCGTACGGCCTCTGCGCAACAAGTGATTGCGCGGTTGCAGCCACAGCTGGACAAGATCCCTGGCATCAAGATGTACATGCAGGCCAACCAAGACATTCAGATCGGCGGTCGAGCCAGCAAAACTCAATACCAATACACCCTGCAAGACCCTGACAGTACCGAGTTGGACCATTGGAGCGGCGTGTTACTGGCCAAACTCAAGACCTTGCCGCAGTTGCAACACGTGACGTCCGACCAGCAACGCGCCACCACCCAGGCAACCTTGGTCATCGACCGCGCTACTGCGTCGCGGATGGGCGTCACTGTGCAAGCCATCGACGACGTGCTGTATGACGCGTTCGGTCAACGCCAGATCGCCACCATGTTCACGGCGCTGGACCAGAATCACGTCATCCTGGAACTCGATCCGAAGTGGCAATTGTCGCTAGAAACCCTAGGCCATTTGTACGTGCGCTCGAGCAGTGGCGCGCTAGTGCCGTTAAGTTTGATGACCAACCTCAAGAATGAATTGGTGCCGATCATCATCAACCACCAGGGCATCTTTCCGGCGATTACCCTGTCGTTCGATTTGGCGCCGGGGCATGCGTTAAGCGAAGCGGTCGATGCAATCCAGAAAGCCTCATTGGCGGTGGCGCTGCCGGACAATGTTCGCGGTAGTTTCCAAGGCACGGCCCAAGCGTTTCAGGATTCTCTGAAGTCTCAACCGTGGCTGATTCTCGCGGCCATTTTGACCGTCTACATCGTGTTGGGCGTGCTGTATGAAAGCGCCATCCATCCGCTGACTATCATCTCAACCCTGCCGTCGGCCGGATTTGGCGCGCTGTTGGCGTTGATTATTTGCGGTCAGGACCTGTCGGTGCTGGGGATGATCGGGATTATCTTGTTGATCGGTATCGTCAAGAAGAACGCCATCATGATCGTTGACTTCACCCTGGCGGCGGAAAAGCAGGGAATGTCTCCGGCAGACGCCGTGCGTGAAGGGTGCTTGTTACGATTGCGGCCGATCCTCATGACCTCGTTGGCAGCATTGTTGGGCGCGGTTCCGCTGGCATTGGGGCATGGTGCCGGTTCGGAATTACGCCAGCCGCTGGGCATCGCTATAGTCGGCGGCTTGCTGGTTTCCCAAGTACTGACGCTGTACACCACGCCGGTTGTTTACCTATGGTTTGATCGCTTGCGCACCCGTCGTGCCGTTGCCGCCGAACTCACTGTTGCTTCATAA
- a CDS encoding response regulator transcription factor, giving the protein MRILVVEDHKDILDSISEYMVLKGCEVVGAADGLTGLHLAATETFDAIILDVMLPGMDGNQLCKNLREHARLDTPILMLTARDDLPDRLKGFKSGADDYIVKPFALSELLARIEAIARRKKGLQKRIIQIHDLVYDLDALEVTRAGKPLKLNPINLTLLAVLMLKSPAIVRRQELEEAVWGTDLPDSDSLRSNIYLLRKVVDKGFDIPLLHNYHGVGYRIHTSA; this is encoded by the coding sequence ATGCGTATTCTGGTAGTCGAAGACCATAAAGATATTTTAGATAGCATCTCCGAGTACATGGTGCTGAAGGGCTGTGAAGTAGTGGGGGCAGCGGACGGCTTGACCGGTCTGCATCTGGCGGCAACAGAGACGTTTGACGCGATTATCCTCGACGTCATGTTGCCGGGGATGGATGGAAATCAGCTGTGTAAGAATCTGCGCGAACATGCGCGACTAGACACGCCGATTTTGATGTTGACCGCCCGGGACGATTTGCCGGATCGCTTGAAAGGGTTCAAATCCGGGGCCGACGATTACATCGTTAAACCCTTTGCGCTGTCAGAATTGTTGGCGCGGATCGAAGCCATTGCACGCCGTAAAAAGGGCCTGCAAAAGCGCATTATCCAGATTCATGATTTGGTCTACGACCTGGATGCGCTTGAGGTCACGCGTGCGGGAAAGCCGTTAAAACTTAACCCGATAAACCTGACGTTATTGGCGGTGCTCATGCTGAAAAGTCCGGCCATCGTGCGTCGGCAGGAGTTGGAAGAAGCGGTCTGGGGTACTGATTTGCCGGACAGTGACAGCCTAAGAAGCAATATTTATCTATTACGTAAAGTCGTGGATAAGGGTTTTGATATTCCTTTACTGCATAACTATCATGGGGTCGGGTACAGGATTCATACATCTGCTTAG
- a CDS encoding class I SAM-dependent methyltransferase, protein MTNPIKLKFSEKYDEAHAQRYFLKHQDGSARRLSHWRDEQLARKALALAGEPTTVLDLPCGAGRFWPLLAEKANRVIIAADNSAAMLQTACESQSPAVVKRVRTLQTSAFDIELPENAVDCIFCMRLLHHIGDPNHRMSLLKQLNRVTRDTVIISLWVDGNFKAWKRKRQEQLRLADGKQSGYQNRFVIPVKTAEAEFVQAGFEIEKRLDFLPLYAMWRVYVLRKKFNVPREF, encoded by the coding sequence ATGACTAATCCCATCAAGCTCAAGTTTTCCGAGAAATACGATGAAGCCCATGCGCAGCGCTATTTTCTCAAGCATCAGGACGGTTCAGCCCGCCGGCTGTCGCACTGGCGAGATGAACAATTAGCACGTAAAGCCTTGGCGTTAGCGGGTGAGCCAACCACCGTGCTAGACCTTCCCTGCGGGGCGGGCAGATTTTGGCCGCTGCTGGCAGAGAAAGCCAATCGGGTTATTATTGCGGCGGACAACTCGGCAGCAATGTTGCAGACCGCGTGTGAATCCCAGTCGCCTGCGGTCGTAAAGCGCGTGCGAACGTTGCAAACCTCAGCCTTCGATATCGAATTGCCTGAGAACGCGGTGGACTGCATTTTTTGCATGCGCTTGCTACATCACATTGGTGACCCTAACCATAGAATGTCGTTACTTAAGCAATTGAACCGTGTTACCCGTGACACGGTGATTATCTCGTTGTGGGTGGACGGCAACTTCAAGGCGTGGAAGCGCAAGCGCCAAGAGCAACTGCGTCTGGCGGATGGAAAGCAAAGCGGCTATCAAAACCGCTTCGTGATTCCGGTGAAAACAGCAGAAGCCGAGTTCGTTCAAGCCGGCTTCGAAATTGAGAAGCGCCTGGATTTTCTACCGCTGTACGCGATGTGGCGGGTGTACGTGCTGCGCAAGAAATTTAATGTGCCGCGCGAATTTTGA
- a CDS encoding oxidoreductase: protein MMTQDKPVWLITGCSTGFGRELAKLVLARGWRAVVTARDPSTLADIVKGHEDSSLALALDVTNPQQIHDAVSQANARFGRIDALVNNAGYGYLAAIEEGEDDAVRAMFEANVFGLVDMTKAVLPTLRKQRSGIIINVSSIGGLASFGATGYYHGTKYAVEGISESLAIEVKPLGIDVLIVEPGPFRTNWAGPSIKASATVIDDYDATAGERRRQTSQRSGNQAGDPVRAAQAIIDAASSKNPPLRLLLGKAALELARKKIESLRHDFDTWESTTLGADFPEGQ, encoded by the coding sequence ATGATGACTCAAGATAAACCCGTATGGCTGATCACTGGCTGCTCTACAGGCTTTGGTCGCGAACTGGCGAAGTTGGTGTTGGCACGTGGCTGGCGTGCGGTGGTGACCGCCCGTGATCCGTCAACGCTCGCCGATATTGTCAAAGGCCATGAAGACTCCTCACTGGCGCTGGCGCTCGACGTTACTAACCCTCAGCAAATCCACGACGCTGTAAGTCAAGCTAATGCGCGTTTTGGCCGTATCGATGCGTTAGTCAACAACGCCGGTTATGGTTACTTGGCGGCAATTGAAGAGGGTGAAGACGACGCAGTGCGGGCCATGTTCGAAGCCAATGTGTTTGGCTTGGTCGACATGACAAAAGCGGTGTTGCCGACCCTGCGTAAGCAACGCAGTGGGATCATCATCAACGTATCCTCCATCGGCGGCCTTGCCAGCTTTGGCGCCACTGGTTACTACCACGGTACCAAATACGCGGTTGAGGGTATTTCCGAGTCGCTGGCGATTGAAGTCAAACCGTTGGGAATCGATGTATTGATCGTCGAGCCAGGCCCATTCCGCACCAATTGGGCTGGTCCATCGATCAAAGCGTCGGCTACGGTGATTGATGATTACGACGCCACCGCCGGCGAACGTCGCCGCCAGACCTCCCAACGCAGTGGCAACCAAGCAGGTGATCCGGTACGCGCCGCCCAAGCGATCATCGACGCTGCCAGCTCGAAAAATCCGCCACTGCGCTTGCTCCTGGGCAAAGCTGCGCTAGAACTGGCCCGCAAGAAAATCGAATCGTTACGTCATGATTTCGATACGTGGGAAAGCACCACGCTAGGTGCGGATTTTCCAGAAGGGCAGTAA